TGATACTTCAGGCCGGAGTTCGTGAACGGTGCAAAATCCTCATGGTAATTGGCCTGGTTGTTGATCTCATTGAAGGTCATCCAGTACTTCACTTTGCCCTGATAGCGGGTAAAGACGACCTTCGCAAAGCGGACAAAAAAGTCGATCAGCTTCCGGTTGCGCCAGCCGCCATACTCCGTCACCAGATGGTAGGGCATCTCGAAATGCGACAGGGTAATCACCGGTTCAATGCCGTACTTCAGGCATTCATCAAACAGATCGTCGTAAAATTGCAGTCCCGCCTCGTTTGGCTGCGTTTCATCCCCAAGTGGGAAAATGCGCGTCCAGGCAATGGACGTCCGGAAACATTTAAAGCCCATTTCCGCGAAAAGCTTAATGTCTTCTTTGTAGCGATGATAAAAATCGATCGCCTCGTGGTTAGGGTAGTTTTTGCCGGGCAGCACGCCATCGGTAATTTCTCGCGCCACGCCATGAGCGCCCGCCGTCATGACGTCAGCAACGCTGATCCCTTTTCCGCCTTCCTGCCAACCGCCCTCAAGCTGATGAGCGGCGACCGCCCCGCCCCACATGAAATTCGCGTTAAATCCAGACATAGTTTCCCTCGTTAATTTGCTATGACAAAACAGAAACCGGTTTCAGTATGATACTGAGCAATCCCGGCACTGCTTTCAAGGGTGAAACTGAACCCGGTTTCATTTTCGTGGTTCAGGTCATAAAAACACCGCGCCGCGGAGAAAATGCAGCAAATCTCGACAGATAAAAACGGATGCAACACAGGCTCGCAAACGTTTGCTTTCCCTGCTAGAATTGCGCCGAATTTTACTTTTACCGTAAGAAAACGTGGGGAACCAGGCAGTGACCGATAAAACCTCTCTTAGCTACAAAGATGCCGGTGTTGATATTGACGCGGGTAATGCTCTGGTGGATCGAATCAAAGGCGTAGTGAAGAAAACTCGCCGCCCGGAAGTGATGGGTGGTTTGGGTGGCTTCGGTGCGCTGTGCGCATTGCCGCAAAAATATCGTGAACCAGTGCTGGTTTCCGGTACTGATGGCGTCGGGACAAAACTGCGTCTGGCGATGGATCTGAAGCGTCACGATACCATCGGCATTGATCTCGTGGCGATGTGCGTCAACGACCTGGTCGTTCAGGGTGCTGAGCCGCTGTTTTTCCTCGACTACTACGCCACTGGCAAACTGGATGTGGATACCGCAGCCAGCGTGATTAACGGTATCGCCGAAGGCTGCCTGCAATCCGGCTGCGCGCTGGTCGGCGGGGAAACCGCTGAAATGCCGGGGATGTATCACGGTGAAGATTATGACGTCGCGGGTTTCTGCGTCGGCGTGGTCGAAAAATCAGACATCATTGACGGTTCCAAAGTGGCCGATGGCGATGTGTTGATTGCACTGGGTTCCAGCGGTCCGCACTCCAACGGTTACTCACTGGTACGTAAAATTGTTGAAGTCAGCGGCTGCGATCCAGAAACGACGGTTCTGGAAGGCAAACCGTTGGCCGACCACCTGCTGGCGCCGACCCGCATCTACGTGAAATCGATTCTGGAATTGATTGAAAAGGTTGATGTGCACGCTATCGCGCACCTGACCGGCGGCGGCTTCTGGGAAAACATTCCGCGCGTACTGCCGGACAACACGCAGGCGGTGATCGATGAATCCTCCTGGCAGTGGCCAGCTGTTTTTAACTGGCTGCAAAGCGCCGGTAACGTCAGCCAGCATGAAATGTATCGTACCTTTAACTGCGGCGTCGGCATGGTCATTGCTCTTCCGGCGGCAGAAGTAGACAACGCCCTTACCCTGCTGAAGGCAAAAGGTGAAAAAGCCTGGAAGCTCGGCGTCATCAAGGCTTCCGATTCCGCGCAGCGCGTGGTTATTGAATAATGAATATTGTGGTGCTTATTTCCGGTAACGGAAGCAATTTGCAGGCGATTATTGATGCCTGCAAAGAGAAGAAAATCAATGGCACCCTGCGGGCAGTATTCAGCAACAAGGCCGACGCGTTCGGCCTTGAGCGTGCCAGAAAAGCGGCAATCCCGGCCCATACGCTAACGGCGGATCAGTTTTCCAGCCGTGAAGCATTTGACCGCGAGCTGATCCTTGAGATCGACGCGTATGCGCCTGACGTTGTGGTGCTGGCCGGTTTTATGCGCATTCTGAGCCCGGCGTTCGTCGCGCACTATAACGGTCGACTGCTGAATATTCACCCTTCCCTGTTGCCCAAATATCCCGGTTTGCACACCCACCGTCAGGCGCTGGAAAACGGCGATGAGGAACACGGCACCTCGGTCCACTTTGTCACTGACGAGCTCGACGGCGGACCGGTCATTTTGCAGTCCAAAGTTCCGGTTTTTGAGGGCGATGACGAAGATGAAATCACCGCCCGCGTTCAGGTTCAGGAACACGCCATTTACCCGCTGGTCGTCAGTTGGTTTGTGGACGGACGGCTGAAAATGCGCGATAACGCCGCCTGGCTGGACGGTGTTCGCCTGCCGCCACAGGGCTACGCTGCCGACGAGTAAAAACGGTGCCGGATAACGGATGTCATCCCTTATCCGGCCAGCGCTTCTCTTCAGACCTCCAGTCCCCCTTCCCCTTTGCGATCAGACGGTTTATTGTCATATTTTTCTGGCACAGTTGGACATCTGAGCGCAATGCTCGCCATAATAATCAGGCAGTGTCCCGTGAATAAAACGGAGTATAAGTATTAATGGGTCAGGAAAAGCTTTATATCGAGAAAGAGCTCAGCTGGTTAGCGTTCAACGAACGTGTGCTCCAGGAAGCCGCGGATAAATCAAACCCGCTAATTGAACGGATGCGTTTCTTAGGCATCTATTCCAATAACCTGGATGAATTCTACAAAGTTCGCTTCGCAGAGCTCAAACGTCGCATCATCATCAGCGAAGAACAGGGTTCAAATTCACATTCTCGCCACCTGTTAGGCAAAATCCAGTCCCGCGTACTGAAAGCCGACCAGGAATTCGATGGCCTGTATAACGAACTGCTGCTGGAGATGGCGCGTAATCAGATCTTCCTGATCAACGAGCGTCAACTGTCAGTCAATCAGCAAAGCTGGCTGCGCCACTATTTCAAGCAGTATCTGCGCCAGCACATCACCCCAATTTTAATTAACCGCGAAACGGATCTGGTACAGTTCCTGAAGGATGACTACACCTATCTGGCAGTCGAAATTATTCGCGGCGACACCATTCGCTATGCGCTGCTGGAAATTCCGTCTGACAAGGTTCCACGCTTTGTGAATCTGCCGCCGGAAGCCCCGCGTCGCCGTAAACCAATGATCCTGCTGGATAACATTCTGCGCTACTGTCTGGACGACATCTTTAAGGGCTTCTTTGATTATGACGCACTGAATGCCTATTCCATGAAGATGACCCGTGACGCCGAGTACGATCTGGTGCACGAGATGGAATCCAGCCTGATGGAGCTGATGTCCTCCAGCCTGAAACAGCGTCTGACCGCCGAGCCGGTGCGTTTTGTTTATCAGCGCGACATGCCTAATGCACTGGTCGAAGTGCTGCGCGAGAAGCTGACGATTTCACGCTATGACTCTATCGTTCCCGGCGGGCGTTATCACAACTTCAAAGATTTCATTAACTTCCCTAATGTCGGCAAAGCCAATCTGGTGAATAAGCCGCTGCCGCGCTTACGCCATATCTGGTTTGATAAAGAGAAGTTCCGTAACGGATTTGACGCCATTCGTGAACGCGATGTGTTGCTTTACTATCCGTATCACACCTTTGAGCACGTTCTGGAACTGCTGCGCCAGGCCTCGTTTGACCCGAGCGTGCTGGCAATCAAAATCAACATCTACCGCGTGGCAAAAGACTCGCGGATCATCGACTCAATGATCCACGCCGCCCATAACGGTAAAAAAGTGACCGTTGTGGTGGAGTTACAGGCACGATTTGATGAAGAGGCCAACATTCACTGGGCGAAACGCCTGACGGAAGCGGGCGTGCATGTCATCTTCTCCGCGCCCGGCTTAAAAATTCACGCCAAGCTGTTCCTGATTTCGCGCAAAGAAGGCGAAGAGGTGGTGCGTTACGCCCATATCGGCACCGGTAACTTCAACGAAAAAACCGCGCGTCTGTATACCGACTATTCGCTGTTGACCGCCGACGCGCGGATCACTAACGAAGTCCGTCGGGTGTTCAATTTTATCGAGAACCCGTATCGCCCGGTGACGTTTGATTATCTGCTGGTCTCGCCGCAAAACTCGCGCCGCCTGCTGTATGAGATGATCGATCGTGAAATCGCCAACGCTCAACAGGGACTCCCCTCCGGCATCACACTGAAACTGAATAACCTGGTGGACAAAGGGCTGGTCGATCGGCTGTATGCCGCCTCCAGCTCAGGTGTACCGGTCAATCTGTTGATTCGTGGTATGTGCTCGCTTATTCCGAATCTGGAAGGTATCAGCGATAATATCCGCGTCATCAGTATTGTGGACCGTTATCTTGAGCATGACCGGGTGT
The sequence above is drawn from the Citrobacter amalonaticus genome and encodes:
- the purM gene encoding phosphoribosylformylglycinamidine cyclo-ligase; the protein is MTDKTSLSYKDAGVDIDAGNALVDRIKGVVKKTRRPEVMGGLGGFGALCALPQKYREPVLVSGTDGVGTKLRLAMDLKRHDTIGIDLVAMCVNDLVVQGAEPLFFLDYYATGKLDVDTAASVINGIAEGCLQSGCALVGGETAEMPGMYHGEDYDVAGFCVGVVEKSDIIDGSKVADGDVLIALGSSGPHSNGYSLVRKIVEVSGCDPETTVLEGKPLADHLLAPTRIYVKSILELIEKVDVHAIAHLTGGGFWENIPRVLPDNTQAVIDESSWQWPAVFNWLQSAGNVSQHEMYRTFNCGVGMVIALPAAEVDNALTLLKAKGEKAWKLGVIKASDSAQRVVIE
- the purN gene encoding phosphoribosylglycinamide formyltransferase, translating into MMNIVVLISGNGSNLQAIIDACKEKKINGTLRAVFSNKADAFGLERARKAAIPAHTLTADQFSSREAFDRELILEIDAYAPDVVVLAGFMRILSPAFVAHYNGRLLNIHPSLLPKYPGLHTHRQALENGDEEHGTSVHFVTDELDGGPVILQSKVPVFEGDDEDEITARVQVQEHAIYPLVVSWFVDGRLKMRDNAAWLDGVRLPPQGYAADE
- the ppk1 gene encoding polyphosphate kinase 1, with protein sequence MGQEKLYIEKELSWLAFNERVLQEAADKSNPLIERMRFLGIYSNNLDEFYKVRFAELKRRIIISEEQGSNSHSRHLLGKIQSRVLKADQEFDGLYNELLLEMARNQIFLINERQLSVNQQSWLRHYFKQYLRQHITPILINRETDLVQFLKDDYTYLAVEIIRGDTIRYALLEIPSDKVPRFVNLPPEAPRRRKPMILLDNILRYCLDDIFKGFFDYDALNAYSMKMTRDAEYDLVHEMESSLMELMSSSLKQRLTAEPVRFVYQRDMPNALVEVLREKLTISRYDSIVPGGRYHNFKDFINFPNVGKANLVNKPLPRLRHIWFDKEKFRNGFDAIRERDVLLYYPYHTFEHVLELLRQASFDPSVLAIKINIYRVAKDSRIIDSMIHAAHNGKKVTVVVELQARFDEEANIHWAKRLTEAGVHVIFSAPGLKIHAKLFLISRKEGEEVVRYAHIGTGNFNEKTARLYTDYSLLTADARITNEVRRVFNFIENPYRPVTFDYLLVSPQNSRRLLYEMIDREIANAQQGLPSGITLKLNNLVDKGLVDRLYAASSSGVPVNLLIRGMCSLIPNLEGISDNIRVISIVDRYLEHDRVYIFENGGDKQVYLSSADWMTRNIDYRIEVATPLLDPRLKQRVLDIIDILFSDTVKARYIDKELSNRYVPRGNRRKVQSQLAIYDYIKSLEQSD